The genomic window tgcctgaacacgagctagtggaaatggctgctggtgggttagattattcaattcgaaagaagttagatacccaataccttcgagacatgtcacagttggctgacagggtgagacaaatcgaaaggttaaaagctgaaaaagttagaaattctaagtttcagaaaaagaaagaaataggttttgttgattcctatgataacgaaattgattatgaaattaGTGATGAGTACTTAGATTTCGatgatagtgatattaatgtggctgaattgaagcctgggcctccttatacttgcaaattgttgaggccgtcgaatggaaaaaatccaatcgaaccaaaaaatgataagtttgttacgaagacttatactttcgacattactaaatgtgatgaaatttttgatttattggtgactgacggccaaattattgtgccaaaagatatgaaaataccaccaatagaacaaagaaagaaaagaggttattgtaagtttcataactatttgggacataaaacttatcaatgtgttgttttcagggatttggtgcaaaaagcgctgaatgaaggaaggctgaagtatgctgataaggcaaagcctccaatgaaggtagattcaGACCCCTTGCCACCTGCTGACGCTACCTATGTTgaagtctatgactgcaacatggttgaagtGATAGATGCTGCTGCTCCAATCAAGGCTGTGCCTGAAGAGGAGTACGAAAAGAGGGTGCGTGAGGTGtaccccaatgctgaggaagaactgGTGGACTTCCTGaataggtgcaagctgaagaatgctgaagtgatgctttgccctaggTGCAGTGTTGTGTGCGACAAAGAGGCTACTACAGGTCTTCAAAATGTTGTACcttatgctgaaaacaagagaaaatggccaaaatctaggccaaatcaaaaagcttggccttacaaaggggccaattggggaaaacctattaccaaaggcctttcgatccagcaaaggctaggcccccaaaacactttcaaaccatctgggagagcacctgttaaccaatgggtgagtgatgatggaaaatggaagctctagcaatgttaaCGTGAACATTGTAGCTGAAcccaagggttcaaaagtggtagctggaaaggaaacagtgaatgctgccactgaagtcaacaaatactcttataggaataactataagggaaaaaatcctatgactcgcactcagtggcgaaggtttcagaggaaacaaaagttgacagcaaaagaggctgaggctgggggcaaggTTGTTGCAACCCAGAAGgctgaaaaggttgaaatggccaagaggccagtaaaggagaggctttccataatattggaagagccaatagctgaaaatgcccaaggaggggcagaagatgaggatgacatggaggatgatgatctctTGGATGAGGGGTCTGATTTTGACGTCATGGTCAATGTGGTGTCTATTCTGCCACTGGAATATGATGTGCCTACTGAAGTCAATGAGTTAGAAGAAGACTTCGAGGCCCTCAATTTggctgatcataagccaatgtgttactatgttatgcaaaatggttgtgtcgaagagcaaaaagctgtcttcgaaaagccagacctgggaatgcagaaccacttgaaggctttgttcattagggcaaaagtcaataatgtgggaatcaataaagtcttagtgGATGGAGGAGCTGTGGTGAATATTATGCCTCActttatgttgaagaaattaggtctctatgacacagaccttcattcccacaatgtggtgctggccaactatgaaggaaaaactggcCATTCCCTAGGGGCAGTGCAATTGGAAGTTTGTGTTGGTAGTACAGTTCGAAAGACcttgtttatggtcatagctgccaaacctaattacaatCTGCTATTAGGCagagaatggatacatggtgttggagctgttccctcaaccatgcaccaaagattaattatctggagagaagatggtttagtcgagAATGTAGAAGCAGATCAAAGTGCATATGTCTCAGAGACAGGCACTGTGACTTTACAGAACTTCGACAAAAACCTGGCTTTgattgctccttgtggtgagcaagatgctgccttcgatccaaatgaagtggtatcaaaaaaatgtatatcaCTCAGTTAAGTTGCATTTAACCCATGccttttgttgggaaagggaagacatagagaaacccttgtgtgaggatgcatacccaccagtgtctggatgggtcaaccatgatgagtttgatgattgagtccccagcatgggatcgaattacggcttacgcagccgaaaatagaatcaaaatggctctttaggccattaatgttcaagaaaatatggctgtcgaagccaatgATAACTTAAGAGACAAACTGGCCTTGGAGGCTAGTGAAGTAAATGATGGCAAAAAGCAAGGGTTGGATTGtatctatgatgatgagcctttgggttttgagaaagatccacatagttcgattcaaagaatgcaagcccaagatcctttgcaggaagttgatattggagatggctctgcTAAAAGGCCAACTTATATTAGTGCCAATATAGACCCAATCTTAAAAGAAAGAACGGTCGAGTTGCTTAAGAAATACAGAGATTGCTTTGCATGAGACTATAACGAAATGCCTGGGTTAAACAGAGATCTCGTGGAgcataggctaccccttcgaccagacaagaaacctgtaaagcagcttccaaggaggtttgcaccagaaatcatgacaaagatcaaagcagaaattgaaaggttgctcaaatgcaaattcattcgaacaaccaggtatgtggaatggttagctaatattgttcctgttattaagaaaaatggatcacttagggtttgcatagactttagagatttgaataatgctacacctaaagatgaatattccatgcctgtagCCGAAATGCTAGTCGACTCAGCAGCCGGGCatgaatatttgagtatgttatatggctattcaggttataatcaaatctttattgacgaagatgatgtgccaaaaaccgcattccgttgccctggtgctttaggcacctatgagtgggtagtgatgccttttggattgaagaatgctggagcaacataccaaagagccatgaacttaatttttcatgattttatcgaaatatttatgcaggtttatattgatgatattgttgtgaaatcctcttcttaggatgaacatatcgaacatcttaaaaaatcgttcgaaagaatgagaaaatgtggattaaagATGAATCCACTAAagtgtgctttttgtgtacgtgcaggagatttcctcggctttgttgtgcataaaaagggcatagaaattaaccaaaataagacAAAGGCTATCATGGAGACAAAACTTCCAGGAAcgaagaaacagcttcaatctttgctaggaaagatcaatttcttgagaaggtttatatcaaacctaagtggcaaagctcaacctttttctccactgctgaggctcaagaaaggtgatgtattcgaatggggaacggaacaacaaaaggcatttgatgatatcAAAGCATACTTATCgaagcctccaactttaatgcctcctattcgaaacaaagcaatgaagttgtacatcgcagcatcagattcgactattggaagcatgctcgcacaagaggatgaaaatggcgtagaaaaggctatttacTACCTAAGTAGGATCTTGAATGATGCCGAGACTAGAtatagtccaattgaaaagctttgtctatgtttgtatttctcttgtaccaaacttaagcaatatattaaaccagttcatgtttatgtttattctcattttgacatcattaagcatatgttgttaaaaccaatcttgcatagtcgaattgggaagTGGGCCttagctttaactgaatattcattgactTACCAACCCCTGAGGGCTGTAAAAGGTCAAATAGTGGCTGACTTCCTTGTTGATCACTCAGTGGCTGAAATTCCAATAACATATGTAGAACTTGAACCTTGGATGCTATACTTTGATGGCTCAAAGCACAAATATGGTACAGGAATTGGGatcttaatcatttctcctttaaagattccaacaaagtttaagtataagattaatggaacatgctctaataatgaagccgagtacgAGGCTTTGATTTCAGGTCTAAAGATTCTTTTAgacttgggggcaaaacatgttaaaatcagaggagaCTCTGAGTTAGTAATAAAACAATTGGCAAAGGAGtacaaatgcattcaagaacatttgatgaaatactttgtcattgccttctcgttactaaaacgatttgattcatgtgacattcaacacgtgcctcggatcgagaaccaagaagcaaatgacttagcccaaaTTGCTTCTTGTTATAAGGTAACAGggaaaaaattagatgagatagttgaaattaaagaaaaactaatctcatgtgaGGTAATACCCCACCAGCTGGGGGCAAATGAACTAAGTGTCGAAATGGAGTTAGAAATGGCGGATGCACACTTTGACGAAGTGATGACTGAGGTCTTTGTGATTGATAATTTGGCTGACAATGATTGgagacaacccattgttaaatacatagaaaatccaacaggtacagccgataggaaggttaagtatagagccttgaattacacaatcatgggaaatgaGCTATTTAAGAAGACTCCTGAGGGAGTTTTGTTGAAGTGCCTCAATGAAAGTGAGGCGTATATAGCGATTTCAAATGCCCATAGTGGGGCCTGTGGCgcccatcaagcaggccacaaaataaaatggcttttgtttcgacaaGGTTTGTATTGGCCTTCCATGCTCAAGGATTGCATAGAATATGCGAAAGGctgtcaagagtgtcaaaaacacgcAGGGATACAACACGTCCCTGCCAGTGAGTTGCATTTGATTATCAAACCTTGGCCCTTTAGAGGCTGGGATTTAGAGTTAATTGGCGAAATTAGGCCTGCGTCATCCAAGAACCAACGTTATATACTAGTTGGGAtagattattttaccaaatggatagaggTTGTTGCCCTAACAAACGTGGATCAAGAAacagtgatcaattttatccaagaccatattatttataggtttgggcttcctgagacgattactacagaccaaggaacagtgtttgttggtcgaaagatgcaagattttgcCGAACAATCAGGTTTTAAGCTAATGACCTCGACGCCTTAttatgctcaagcaaatggccaagttgaagcGGCCAACAAGGTTATAATTAGTCTAATTAAGAAACACGTTGCTcaaaagccaaagaattggcataagaccttggaccaagtcctatgggcatgtAGGAATTCTCCTAAAGAGTCAACAGGGTCAacaccttttcgactaacaTATGGTCACGATGCTGTGCTACCTGTCGAAATAATGATGCAGTCAATTCGAGTGCAAAGGCAATGGGAGCTACCTCCTGATCACTATGGGAACATAATGTTAGATGAATTAACAGACGTGGATGAGGAGAGGTTGCAAGCGTTAGATGCTTTGATTCGACAAAAGGAAcgaattgctagagcatataataaaagggttaaatccaaactctttgGTGTAGGAGATTTGGTTTGGAAAGTTATCCTTCCCATGGACAGACGAGATCGAGTCTTTGGAAAGtggtcacccaattgggaagggccatttaagatttctcaagttttgtcaaatggagcctatgagattgaagagttaactcctgagaaacgttcagtcaacatgaatggcaaatatttaaagaaatacaagccaatgttgcaagaaataagcataaaaaatgaataacgcaagaataaaatttgcgaaatggtaaaagaaaatgccaagaatcaatttttattcatacaagatcaacaatacaaccaatcattcaagaatgttcaagaaaatacaagaattggttgaatgttgaagggTAACCATTTAAGGTTTACCCTGGGCTCGAGCTCCTTCATCCTTTGAGTCAGAACTGGAAAGTTCTGAGATctgagagtcttcatcctcagaagaaggagtCGGAGTTCCTGGGTATTCTTCGTCAGGCTCTAGGGTGCTGAGGAACTCAAGGTAATCTTCATCTTCGTCATCTGAACTAGAGCTTGAGGAatcagaagagagaatgatggttTCTACTACCTTAGCCGATGCCGGCCTAGGGCGAAGGATTCTAGTGCGTGGAGGTTTGGAAGCTGGAACCTTGGTTCGTCCCCTTCCAAGAGGACGTGGCGTGCTTGAACCCGGGGTAGAAGAAGGAGGATTTTTCTTGTTATCCATTATGTGTGGAGAGGTGTTGATGCGTTAATTTGTATAAAGTGATGAGCAAAAAGAGTTGCAAGGCGTGGGTATTTATAGAAGAATTAAGACGCGTTAATGGCCATGCAGTTACAACTAACCATGGTCGGTTTGCATAGGGAAATGCCATGGCATTAATGCCCAAAGCCGTGTAGTTAGTTATGTTGACTGCTTTGGAAACATGTTCGCTTCACTCCTTACAAAATGCCATTAATAAGGCTTGGGATAATCACCCAAAAGAAGGAAAGCAAGCAAcaataaaggaataaaatactcAGCCAATATATGAACATGCAGCATGAAAAAGCCAAAAAGGGCATACATTCAAAAGGCATGTACGAAATTGTTTGACAGTTGCTAGTGTTAAGAGAGTTACAATTATGacatccaaaagaaaaaaaacttaagactaaaaggaaaatttataaagttaagGTTGTGGTTGAGATGTCGAAGGAGGCTTTCGATTGGCCGCTTGAAATTGATAATACTGAGTTCGAATGGACGCCAGTTTACGTTGTAGCATTTCTTTATCACTAGCAAGGTGCTCAACTCGCTTTTGGACAGCTAGACCATCACTGTAATGTTGGATACCTTCACGTGCTAGCTCATCAAGCTTAACCTTCTGTGCTTCGATAGCTACTGCAGCTAGTTTTTCCATCTTAGCCTCTTCTTGTCGAACCTTTTCCTTTAGCGCTTCGATTTCAGATTGCCATTGAGCAATATTGTTCTCACAAGCCACAAGTTGCTCAAGAGCTTCATCAGAGGCAGCTTTGATAGTTGTGACCTCTGCATTGCAATTATTAGCTTGCTCAAAATGGTGTTGCTGGGTTGCGAGCAGAGATGTCAGAAGGCTGCTAGTCCTGGTTAGGAGTTGAGATTGACTAACGAACTGTTCCAAAAAGGTTTCAGCCTGAGTCACTAGAAGGAACATTGCTTCGTCAGTCCTTGGGTTCTGCAGCTTGCGAAAAAGGGCTTTGATGTTGTAATATATAGAAGAATCACGCTCAAGCAGGCCCAACATATCCCCATCAAGAATTTCTCGCCTGAACCTGACTTCATGCTCAAACTGTTCTTGCTCAAGTACATCTTCCTTCCCCTCTGCGTTCTCAACAACGGAGCTAGAGGTGCCATGGCTTGATAAAAGCTTGATAAGTGCATCTACTGGAGTTAAATCTTTTAACTCTTTGGCAAGTTCAGCTGGCAGGACAACAGTAGGAAGTGGCTTCGACACGGAAGTTCCCTCTTCACCAAGTGAATCACCAATATAGGAGTTCCCGTCATCAGAGTCGAAAGTGTCAGCGTTAGGTGAACTAGACTCATGGTTTGATCTACTTGGTTGTGGTTGATTGGTAGTGGAGTGTTCGCCATCAACTGTTGGCCTTTGTTCAGTATTAGCAATAGGGTCAGCTTGAAAATTGGTTGGAGGATCATTATCAGCCAATACTTGGGCAGGGTTTGTCAAAGGATTCTGTTGCGGTAGACCTTGATCAAGCTGGTCTGCGCCAGTGTTGGGCTGAAGGGTATCATCTTCGAAAGCACGGTGAGGCGAGCCAGGAGCCTTGGGTGATGATGAGGTTTCAGTAAGAATGGCCGTTTCGAAAGGCTGAGGAGATGGGATTTTTTCTACAACATCTTCAGGATGCGCATCACTTGGTCCTTCGACCACCCCCTCAGCCGCTTTACTAGGAGCAGGCTCATCCTGGGGGATAACTTGAGCAGAGTTTTGTGGCTGAAACAAATAACCGTGAAAGAATAAGTAACATAGTTAAGAGCTGGAGAAGTAACAAGAAGTAAGAATGGCTTACTTGGGCTGGAGGGGTAGCAGAAGCTTCAGGCGGTGAAGTCGTTTCTTTTGCAGTAGCAGAAGCCTCGACAACAGTAGCTGCAGCAGGAGAttttttctgcttctttttctttttcttcttcctctccgaTTGCTCTAGAGGAGGGTCCTCAGGTGATGCCAGAGTATCAGGTTGTGCCTCAATCTCAGAGGACTTGCGCTCAGGAGTACTTTCTTGGTTGGGTtggtgttctttcttcttcttcttctttttctttttctcatcagTAACGGGTTCAGCATTAGGAGAGAGATCTTGAGTGGTGGCAATGTAAGTCTGCTCAGGGATGGTCAAGAGAACAGGAATATCCTACAGGCCACAGTTCAGTAAGTTCGCATGTAAGACAAAAGGAAAAGGAGTCTTTTGCTAAATAGGTACCTTATCTGGAGCATTCGAACAAGTGGCTGGAATAGGCCTTTGTTTCTTCGAAACAGAAGGAGTTTCAGTTGAAGGAGGCCTTTTGCGTGAAGCAATCTGGAAAGGGCATATCAAAGTTAATATGGAAATCCTACAAGAGCGTAAGAAGCCACAAAAAGGCAAAGGCTTACCTTTAGTTCAACCTTAGGTGGTGGAGGAAGAGGCTTGCTAGAATTGCTGGAACCTGCCTTCGACTTACTCCCTGCATTGGAAAAGtgcgcataagagaaaagcacgcaAGGTAAAAGATTATGCAAGAAAAAGTAGAACCAAAAGAATACCTCTGGCGTTCAGTTTCGATttaatcttgttcaaaatagatGAGTCGAACCCATTAGAGATAGCAGTAAGCAAAGCAGCCTTGTCAACCAGGCGTCCTTCATAGTGTCGAGACCACCAGATAAAAAATTCCCTAGTACAGGCATGTGAGGGAGCGAAGTCGAATGAGGTAAGCTCATAAGAAGGCTGATTGAAATGGTTCAAGAACGAATGGAACTGTGGTTCTGTCATGCCATGCTTGCCTAAACAGACCTCCCTCTCTTCCAAGTATATGCTCTTAGGGAGTATTTGAGTTAAGCCAAATTGGCGAGACACCAGGTTTGGGAAGTAGCCAACTAACCCAAAATCTCCAGAAGTCAAGCCAATTCGACAAGACAAGACTGTAGGCATCAGGTAAGCATTCCAAATGTTGTTGGTTACCGTCTCAAATTCCGGTGGAGAAGGAAATCTGTGAGTGAACCAAGGAGGACCAAGTGGCCTATCCACAAAAGGAGCAAAGCTAGGCTTGAACTTCTTCAGGCTGAGAAAAGTATTAAAATACTGTTGGAAAGCCACATCATAACCAAGCCCTCTTTCCCTAGGAACCATCGTGCCAGCCTGGTGCCTTCGATTTGGCGCGTTCTTGATTCCTCATAGTATGGCTCAGGCAAGAAAAGGTCAAGTTCAGCATGAAAAGTGGCAGTTAGCCATAATTGCAGCAACCAAAAGGGGCCAGCACCTAAAAAGGTAGATCCATCGCCTGTTCTCTTAAGATGTTCACAAGCATCCCTCATGGATTCATAAAGACATCCAAGAATAAGTCGAGCGAAGTTGAATTGTTGACATTCGTGTAGTTGAATAGCCATATGGATGAATTTCTTGGCtacttggagagattgagtgcaAAAGACATACTGCGATAGCCATAAGGTTAGGAAAGCAACGTGTTCTTCGTCACTCACTTCATCGCTAGTTTTTCGATTTTCCACAATGTATTTGGAATAAGACTTGTTTCGAAAATCGAATTTGATGGTGTCGGAAGCTTTGCAAGGATCATAAGTGTCGCCAAGAGGCGATAGGCCAGTAATGGCAGCAACATCTAGCAGTGTAGGAGTCATCATGCCACATTCGAAGTGAAAAGTGTTGGTAGAAGACTCAAAGAAGTGTAAAGCAGCAATAATCATCTCTTGCTGGTATTTAAGGCCTGTCCGAGAGAGTtgaataaggtcataaatacCACAGGCTTGCCAAATATCAGCTTTATCACGTTGTACCCTGTCTAACCAGCCAAGGTATTGGTCATTCAAAGAAGGAGCCGATCGAAACACTCTGTTAGGCGCCTTGATATAGCTAAAGTTATAGGGTTCACTGATAAAAACCCTAGGAGCACAAGGTTTATAAACAGGAAAAATGGACAGAACCTTAGAATTCCTACTTTTATCACTTGGTTTGGGTCCCCCAAACGCATGCACAAGATTATCAACGGAATAAGGAAAGATCAATTGATTTTCCCAAAACTTTTGCAAGTCCAGACGCAACGATGGTTCTGGAACCACATCCGTATCGTAAGAAGAAAGAGTGGCGGCGGTCCACCTACCGGCGTAAGGAAGGATTTTTCCAACATCTGAACCTGACGCCATTGATGAAGGTGTAAAGATGGTGTAAAAGAACAGATTAGGGTTAAATTTGGGAATCACGGGTTGTTTGAGATAGTTGAGGAAAATCCAAgtgaaaagaaagttgatgaCTTGGTGATAAACAGAATGGTGAGAATAGGAAGTCTTTTGGAagcaagaattcaagaaagaatcacggaagatgaagaagaagatgaacagttgacaGAGCGAAAATTGGAGAAAACGCAATAAAGGGAGGATCtagctatttatagaggcacGCGGTCtgttgaaaataacaaatttttcaaCTTCCTCTTTTGACAAGTGTCCAACCCCCTTGACaggtggaaagaaaaaaaaaaacaagttttggagccaatccaaagttttgaatggcaacctaaacgataggagagataaatggaaaagaaagatat from Trifolium pratense cultivar HEN17-A07 linkage group LG1, ARS_RC_1.1, whole genome shotgun sequence includes these protein-coding regions:
- the LOC123889733 gene encoding uncharacterized protein LOC123889733, whose translation is MKVDSDPLPPADATYVEVYDCNMVEVIDAAAPIKAVPEEEYEKRVREVYPNAEEELVDFLNRCKLKNAEVMLCPRNSPKESTGSTPFRLTYGHDAVLPVEIMMQSIRVQRQWELPPDHYGNIMLDELTDVDEERLQALDALIRQKERIARAYNKRVKSKLFGVGDLVWKVILPMDRRDRVFGKWVTI